A region from the Candidatus Methanoperedens sp. genome encodes:
- a CDS encoding TIM barrel protein — protein MEGLLFGTAGIPISSNGTDSLSGIERVHELGLGCMELEFVRGVKMGEETARKVRVLAKKLDIGLSVHAPYYINLNSEGETRLKSGERILNSARIGQICGAKGVVIHAGFIEKDSRQSAYEKIKKELTRIREEMNSEGLNITLRIETMGRNSQFGNLDEVLTITEVAGVLPCIDFSHLHAVNGKNNSKEEFADILTNIENKLGRDGLNNMHIHVSGIEYSPKGEKKHLEFEASDFKYKELARTFSEFNIKGMVICESPNLEIDTLKLKQEFEDLTCCK, from the coding sequence ATGGAAGGTTTGCTCTTTGGCACTGCGGGCATACCCATAAGCTCGAATGGAACTGATAGTTTGTCAGGGATAGAGCGTGTTCATGAGCTTGGCCTTGGTTGTATGGAACTTGAGTTCGTCCGCGGAGTTAAGATGGGAGAAGAGACTGCCAGGAAGGTAAGAGTCCTGGCAAAGAAGCTGGATATAGGATTAAGTGTGCATGCCCCTTATTATATAAATCTAAATAGCGAAGGTGAAACCCGGCTCAAAAGCGGGGAACGAATACTGAATTCTGCAAGGATCGGGCAAATATGCGGTGCAAAAGGCGTGGTTATTCATGCGGGTTTTATAGAGAAAGATTCACGCCAGAGCGCATACGAAAAAATTAAAAAAGAACTTACCCGGATACGTGAAGAAATGAATAGTGAAGGCTTAAATATTACACTTCGTATCGAAACCATGGGGCGCAATTCCCAGTTCGGGAACCTTGATGAAGTTCTTACTATTACAGAAGTGGCAGGAGTATTACCATGCATTGATTTTTCACATCTGCATGCCGTGAATGGAAAAAATAACTCAAAGGAAGAATTTGCTGACATCCTCACTAATATTGAGAATAAGCTCGGGCGCGATGGCTTAAACAACATGCATATTCATGTTTCAGGGATAGAATATTCTCCAAAAGGTGAGAAAAAGCATCTTGAATTTGAAGCGTCTGATTTCAAATATAAAGAATTAGCCAGAACTTTTTCAGAATTCAATATTAAAGGAATGGTGATATGTGAAAGCCCCAATCTGGAGATAGATACATTGAAATTGAAACAGGAATTTGAGGATTTAACCTGTTGTAAATAG
- a CDS encoding ethylbenzene dehydrogenase: MNIWKVNGLIVLGLGILLSFGIGYASAGTLNSLMVAKAPVIDGVPDTIWDQATAMTVNVAGGANTGSHTVTLKSVYTGDSVYFLATWNDPTESMRREPWIKQANGTWKQLKDPDDKGGDNNKYYEDKFAQIWNINTPAFETTGCFSTCHAGEAGKPFGNKYTPNPGEMADIWHAKLVRTNPSGYIDDQYLDSTRYNKATAADAGRKSDPGLVPYFTNINAANTSPNYTSADQPAPPYWIIDAEKQPFTDTYKADDEIAAIVTRPPTGDRADIKAMAVYNGGMWTMEYGRKLVTGSQYDVQFSDLKKEYSFGTAIFDNAQVRHSYENGVSKMVFTAQATPAPSATMTAIPVATTKAPAFEVVFAIGSLLVIILVRRR; the protein is encoded by the coding sequence ATGAATATATGGAAAGTTAATGGATTAATAGTGTTAGGTTTGGGAATACTGTTGTCTTTTGGCATAGGGTATGCATCTGCCGGCACCCTTAATTCTTTGATGGTGGCAAAGGCTCCGGTAATTGATGGCGTGCCAGATACGATATGGGACCAGGCAACTGCAATGACGGTTAATGTAGCTGGTGGAGCAAATACGGGATCTCATACAGTTACACTAAAAAGCGTTTATACAGGCGACTCTGTATATTTCCTTGCAACTTGGAACGATCCAACCGAAAGCATGAGGCGTGAGCCCTGGATTAAACAGGCAAACGGCACATGGAAGCAGCTCAAAGATCCTGATGATAAAGGCGGCGACAACAACAAGTACTATGAGGACAAATTTGCCCAGATATGGAATATTAATACTCCGGCATTTGAAACCACTGGTTGTTTTTCAACATGCCACGCAGGTGAAGCCGGAAAACCCTTCGGCAACAAATACACACCAAATCCGGGTGAAATGGCAGATATCTGGCATGCAAAACTTGTGCGAACAAATCCATCAGGTTATATAGACGACCAGTATCTTGATTCCACAAGATACAATAAAGCAACAGCGGCAGATGCAGGGAGAAAGAGCGACCCGGGGCTTGTGCCATACTTTACTAACATCAATGCTGCTAATACCTCTCCAAACTATACTTCAGCAGACCAACCAGCCCCACCATACTGGATTATCGATGCGGAAAAACAGCCATTCACCGATACATATAAAGCTGACGATGAAATAGCAGCTATTGTTACAAGACCTCCGACAGGAGACCGGGCTGATATAAAAGCCATGGCTGTCTATAACGGTGGCATGTGGACAATGGAATACGGTAGAAAACTTGTAACTGGAAGCCAGTATGATGTGCAATTCTCTGACCTGAAGAAGGAATATTCCTTTGGAACGGCCATATTCGATAATGCGCAGGTAAGGCACAGCTATGAGAATGGTGTAAGCAAAATGGTCTTCACAGCACAGGCGACCCCTGCTCCATCAGCAACAATGACAGCTATACCCGTTGCAACAACAAAAGCACCTGCATTTGAAGTAGTATTTGCAATTGGTTCATTGCTGGTAATAATATTGGTAAGGAGAAGGTAA